TACAACAAACTTATGGGAGGATGAAGCAAATGCCAGCAGTAATAGTAATCGGTACCCAGTGGGGCGACGAAGGAAAAGGAAAAATCGTCGATTATTTGGCAGAAAAAGCGGATGTTGTCGCCAGATCCCAGGGGGGCAATAATGCCGGGCATACCGTGGTGGCCGGGGGACAAGAGTTCAAACTGCAACTTTTGCCGTCGGGTATTCTGTATAAAGGAAAAACTTGCGTGGTCGGCAATGGAGTCGTGATTGACCCGGAAGCCATACTCAAAGAGATAAAGGGCATGCAGGCCAAAGGCATCGATACTTCCGGCCTGAAAGTGTCCAATCGCGCTCATATCATTATGCCTTACCACCGGCTGTTAGATGTGGTGGAAGAAGAGTACCGGGGCGACCATAAAATCGGTACCACCAAACGGGGCATTGGCCCCTGCTATATGGATAAATATTCCCGCTCTGGAATCCGTATGGTCGATCTTTTGGATGAAGCCGAATTCTCAGAAAAACTGGAACGCAATCTGAAGGCGAAAAATCATTTGCTGAAGGCTGTATACGGAGTAGACGGCTTCGACTATGAGAGCGTCAAAAAAGAATATCTGGCCTATGCCGAGGAACTTCGGCCGTATGTCACCGACACGTCTTTGATTCTGAATCAGGCCATTGACGCCCGGCAGAAGGTACTGTTTGAAGGGGCTCAGGCCTCGCTGCTGGATATTGATCATGGAACCTATCCATATGTTACTTCCTCAAACCCGACTGCCGGCGGAATGTGCACCGGTAGCGGCGTTGGCCCGACGAAGATATCCCGAATCATAGGTGTGGCCAAAGCATACTCCACCCGGGTTGGAGAAGGACCCTTCCCCACCGAGCTGAACGATGAAATCGGCAATACCATCCGTGACCGGGCCCATGAATACGGCACGGTTACCGGCCGGCCCCGCCGCTGCGGCTGGCTGGATGCGGCGGTAGTCCGTTATGCCGGTATGGTCAGCGGCATAAACGCTCTGGCTGTGACCCGCCTGGATATCCTGGACGGGTTGGAGCGGTTAAAAGTCTGCACCGGATACAAATATCAAGGGAAAACCCTGCAGGAATATCCGGCCAGCCTGAAAATCATGGCGGAAGTTCAGCCTATCTACGAGGAACTGCCCGGCTGGAAAGAACCAATCAGCGGCATTCGCAAATATGCAGATCTGCCTCTGAATGCCCGGCGCTATGTAGAGCTCTTAAGCCAGGCTAGCGGTATCGAACTTGGTATTGTTTCGGTTGGCCCCGGACGGGAGCAGACCATTATCATGCAGGACGCATTTTAATAGGAGTTACTGTCGAAAAAACTAAAATTCCCATAAATAAATCGTTGACAAGGATATTTTTTTGCTGTATACTCTTTAAATGTGAGACATGACCCACTAGCTCAGTCGGTAGAGCACCTGACTTTTAATCAGGGTGTCCCGCGTTCGAGTCGCGGGTGGGTCACCATTTTTGGCCCGTTGGTCAAGCGGTTAAGACACCGCCCTTTCACGGCGGTATCAAGGGTTCGATTCCCTTACGGGTCACCACTTGGGCGATTAGCTCAGCCGGGAGAGCGCCTGCCTTACAAGCAGGATGTCGGCAGTTCGATCCTGTCATCGCCCACCATAAATTCCTCTTTTCTTGCGGCCCCGTGGTGTAGTGGTCTAACATGCCGCCCTGTCACGGCGGAGATCGAGGGTTCAAATCCCTTCGGGGTCGCCATTCTATATTCTGAATATAAAAGGTGAATGCCGCGGTAGCTCAGTCGGTAGAGCAGAGGACTGAAAATCCTCGTGTCGACAGTTCGATTCTGTCCTGCGGCACCATATATTGCATTTAGGATCTATAACATTAAACCCCTGCTTACTATAAGCAGGGGTTATTAGTTTAAGAATTTATTGCAAACCTATCTTTAGGCCTCGGATCCGGGGCCGTTCAAAAAGGTCCAGATACAAGGTAAGAGCAACGCCGTAGATCGGTCTTTTTCAACGGCCCCGTTTTACCAGGCCATGCGATAAGGAGTGTCCGGCGGCACCACGTAGATCTCCATTTTACGTACGCCAAAATGCACCATCTCATGATCGGTTTCCAGGCAGAGATCAATGCGGGGTCCTTTGATGGCGCTGCCTGTATCATGGGCCAGAAACCAGCCGTATTGGGGGATAAAGACCCGGGAACCCAACGGTATCACCTTGGGATCTACCGCCAATGTTTTAAACGGAATGGCCGGTCGGCCATCATAGGCCAAACCGGTACCGCTGGTCATACCGGGTTCAAAGGGAGTATAAGCGGTAGCGACCACCGTAAGGTGGCGGCCGCGAGGCTGAGGAACCGGGGTCGGCTTTTCTACCTGAAGTATGGGATTAGCATCAGGAGGCAGCATAAAATGCTCACCGGCCACGCAAGGGGATAACGCCAGGATTACTAATATGGCTATCAGCAAACAGCTCGCAAGTTTCGTTTTCATTAATTACACCTCTTCAACCTGCACTTGCAGGTGTGGATTCACTATTATCTTACCCAGAAGAGAAATACATGTAAACGTAACCGCTATATGGATTATATGGTTTTTATCTATATAAATTAGTCAAAATTGGACAGAGGAAAATGCCGAAAAGAAAAAAGAACAAGACCTGTCAGTCATTTCTTTGTCGACAAAACTACTATTGCGTTGTATTATAGTGGAAAAGATCGGGATTTTTTAAAGGAATTTCTGCGTATTTGCTAAAATTTGCAGCATATTTTTTAGAATGGCGGGATGGCAAAAGCTTTTATTGTCAATCCGGTAAAAGTTTATCGGAATAGTGTTTACAAGTTAACATAATTATGATAAAATAAATATCTGCTCCGTTATAAATGGATATAGGCATGAATTCTTGTCAGAGTACGAGGAATCGCGGCAGATCGAACGGTTTGCTGAGGAAAGTCCATGCTTCCACAACCTGGGATGGTTGTAATGATCGTGCCTATCGCAAGATAGGGCAGGAGGGCAGCGGCGCTCCTGACAACGGCCAAATCCACTCCCTGAGTGGAAAGTAGCCATAAAGTGCCACAGAAATCAGACAGGCTGGCGACGGCCTGGTGCAAGCGGTAAACTTCACGAGGAAGAAACCCAGTGTGTAGGGGAGCCTCTCAACGGGAAACAGAACTGGAGAGAGGAACGCCGTAATCGCGGCGTTAGAGAAATGATTCCATAGAACAGAAAATGGCTTACAGTTTCTGACGGAAAAACATATATGCCTATTTTGGAGTGGTACTCAAGCGGCTGAAGAGGACGGTTTGCTAAATCGTTAGGGGTCGCAAGGCCCGCCAGGGTTCAAATCCCTGCCACTCCGCCAAAAAACAACCATCTGTATATAACAGAAGCTTTTGTTATATACAGATGGTTTTCTTTACGCATGAAAAAGCCTTGCCGT
The Acetonema longum DSM 6540 genome window above contains:
- a CDS encoding adenylosuccinate synthase; protein product: MPAVIVIGTQWGDEGKGKIVDYLAEKADVVARSQGGNNAGHTVVAGGQEFKLQLLPSGILYKGKTCVVGNGVVIDPEAILKEIKGMQAKGIDTSGLKVSNRAHIIMPYHRLLDVVEEEYRGDHKIGTTKRGIGPCYMDKYSRSGIRMVDLLDEAEFSEKLERNLKAKNHLLKAVYGVDGFDYESVKKEYLAYAEELRPYVTDTSLILNQAIDARQKVLFEGAQASLLDIDHGTYPYVTSSNPTAGGMCTGSGVGPTKISRIIGVAKAYSTRVGEGPFPTELNDEIGNTIRDRAHEYGTVTGRPRRCGWLDAAVVRYAGMVSGINALAVTRLDILDGLERLKVCTGYKYQGKTLQEYPASLKIMAEVQPIYEELPGWKEPISGIRKYADLPLNARRYVELLSQASGIELGIVSVGPGREQTIIMQDAF
- a CDS encoding 3D domain-containing protein is translated as MKTKLASCLLIAILVILALSPCVAGEHFMLPPDANPILQVEKPTPVPQPRGRHLTVVATAYTPFEPGMTSGTGLAYDGRPAIPFKTLAVDPKVIPLGSRVFIPQYGWFLAHDTGSAIKGPRIDLCLETDHEMVHFGVRKMEIYVVPPDTPYRMAW